The genomic DNA ttaaaattaattatataataaaagtatttcaagaactgttacttttaaaaaatattattgtttgaCGATACagcattaaataaaagtacacATATATGGTCTCCTTTTAAACTTATACGGGAACTCCAGTGGACCACTGacattatttaaagaataatacATTACAGTGAAGCAGTTTTTTGatattgtttattacacaTCATTTTAACCACATTCATCAAAATAGAAAGATCTTCTGGTCTTGACATTCGGTGTTCCCCACATTTTCGCAGAGTCAAATCAATTGTTGTCGTGTCATAAAAACGATCTCGCACCACAGAAAGTGTTTCATTCCAAGGGACAACATCATCTTTCATGCCTTGTAGGATGTGAAGATTGCAGGGCAGTTCAAGTTTTGAATCTTTATCTTGAAACAGGTTTAAATCATCCATGCCAGTAAAGTAGTCCATATTTATCATTTCCAAAAGCTCCGGTGTTTCTGTATTGTCATTTGAACTCAAGATCTTCCGCCATTTTTCTGCATgatcaaagaaataaaatgaagGTGCAACACCCACCATGCCAACCACTCTTTCTGGAAATCTCTTTGCGATATGCATCATCATAAAAGCTCCCATGCTAGACCCAACTATAacctgaataaaaaaaataattttaaattgaaaacgCTGAGTAAACTGTCTTGAACCATTTCTTTATGTTtgcttaattttcaaaatcagCAGTCTctttaaagttaaagtaaaGGTATATACCAAAAGAGAAAGTATGTACCAAAGACTACATCAAAActgttatgtaaaaataaacaaaaacatattatgcTTTTTTATGCTTCACGGACCAAGGGCTAAAAAACACTGTTACAGATCAAAATTTGATACCTACTAAGTTAGCTGCAACACCTGTGGGCCAGAAGTTAAGTTGTTGAAAACGTCGATGCTGTCTTCAACCCAGCTTTTTAAGTTTCGCACAGAACCTTCAGTGTTTGAATCAGATACCCCACTGTAATCAAACCGAACAAAAGAATGTCCAGATTCTCTAAGAAATGTAAACTTTGGATTTAACAACATTACTTTGGGATGTCTACTACATATGTACTTAATggtactttttttaaatttttaatatagttttgcatttactttaaagaagtttttgttataacaGAACTGTAACTGCTATTTCagattgatttaaattttttttttaaatcactgCTAGTACTTTCTTATTTGCAACTGATCAAAACTGATTTCACAACTTACCGACAAAACTCTTCAAGAGCCAGTGCTTTCTGTCCATTCATAGTTGACATAAAACCAGAGAGAAACAGAACTCCGGGTTGAATGTGTCCTTCTACGTTTGCATACGCTAGAAGGCTTTTACCATTtcttgataaatatttaatcccattcatatttctatgtttattttgttattgtacCTATATAGTGCAAGTTAAGtaatacataaaatttaatagtTCTGAActagtgtttatataaaaagcatGCATTTGTGGTTCTTAACCATATTGGGTCAGTATGATCACTAACCAttagaaacttttttgttcatgttcattcattaaaaagaaacaaaaaaatacttgtGAAAATGATGATACAAAGATGTTATAAAACACTGTAATACATTAAAATGTAGCACAAACATAAAAGTACAATGAATATATAAATTCTGTATAACGAAAGTAGTAAAAAGTATAACAAGcagtataatattaaacaaatgcaaacaaattttagtctttatttattcatgtacTCAAAGATATGCTGCAAAGAATATGATCTAGTTTCTAGTATATTGACGTAATGTTAAACTTCCATTTTACTGTTTGATGATTTCCCCTGCTTTATCAATGCTTCTTCATGCTTCATTTTAGGTTTTTCTGTCCTTGTGTGCCACACAAGTACTTCAGAACATTCATTTGCTTTCGCTTCCATGTCTTGCCTCTGCAGCTTTAACCCAGTGAGAAAATGTGACTCTAGGTAACCCCTTGGAACACTGTTGGAATATTGAGCTTCTGGGTGTTGGAATAAAAGCTTTAAATGAACCGCAAAACCAGCCATGTCAATTGGAAAAGGCCGCTCTGGTTTCCAAGCTGTGTACCACTCTAGGACTTTACCATTTTCACACTTTCCAGGGCCCTCAAATTTTAAGCCACCACTGAGACCTACAGGCCAAGCAGAAGCAACTTTAGTTGAGCGCATTTCTTCAAATATCTGAAGTGTGTATGTGTTATCGTCatcaagaaaatacaaaacaccACCTGTGTTTGCAGGCAAGTTTTCTCTTATCCATCTTAAGCCTTCATTCCTCTGAGAAACTCCTCTTGGCAGCAGCCAGTTTGGGTCTGtagattttagtttaaagtttgtatctgtttttgcatttaaatgaGTGTATTGAAGGCCtgagaattttaaaaatcgaGTCACTAATGGTGTTTTTGTGTCAGAATCCTCCACTACTATCCATCTAAAGTTTGGAACATGAAGCAACGTCTGTGCGAGTCTGGTTAGATCAGCTTTTTGAGTCCATCTTGCATACGTTGGTGTTATGGCATAAATTGTTGGTAAATCACGTTTGACGTGTGCGTCTATATAGTCTATAGCGTTTGGGTAACGGTTCTTTAAGgattgtttaagttttattattctgcGCTCGCTTTGTGCAAGCGCGAAAGTCTTTTGTTCGTATTCTTCAATATAGGATATTTTATCTTCTGAATTGTTGAAATTTGTGAAGAGAATAAATATCCATACCATAAAGACAACAGCATTTATAATTAATAGTAACCGCATGGGTTTTACCGCAAAAACTCGATAATAACTCATAACctactgaaaataaaatatcgaaTTTACGAAGCTtactattgttttttatactttttattaatcGGCAAGTGATTTCCGGATCAGGCTACATTCTATTCCTAAAACTATTCCTTGTAAAAGGCAGTAGCCTACACATATCGtcctaactttttaattttcaatgtaaataaaaccaCCTTGGGGGAATTATCGTTACGTCAGAACAGTGCttccaaatatatatttttcaattctCACATAAAATACCGTTGCAGTTTCGATGATACATCGTTTCGAGTATTTAATGTGCCAATAAATGAATAGTTTTCTTATATACGTGTTTTTGCACTTCAAACAGTACAAACTACGATTTTAAATGTGCTACAAAAGTACAAAGAAACTGAGTTATATGCTATACCTTTATGACCGTTTAGTAGCGTATTTAGGCTACATCTGGTGttttcctaaaataaaaagaatatttgcaaTAGGAAACTAATATCGTTACGCGGTTATAGCGTTATATATACCAATAGTTAGGTTAGTTcgtatgtattttaaatgtcGTAAGAAATACGGCACAGAATAAGTTCAGTAAAGCTAAATGATGCGACAAAACATCACATAGGCCAATTGCTTTCGCTTTCATATCACACATGATGGGTTTGATAATTGCTAGTTGTCGGGCTTGGAGCAAATGAACGGGGTAGTGTAAGTTCACTGTACGTCGCATTATCGCGTATTGGTTTACAGATTTCCTCGCCGTTGATTTCCCCGTCTGTGTTTGTTCTTATACACGACGAACAGCCTGAAGATCTTCTACATAAATAGATGACGGTAATGAGTAAGATCACGAGTGTAGACACGAATAATGCGATGCTGAGATTGAAGATCATTTGTATCTCTTCTTTCAtgttctgttaaaaaaacacaattaggtttttttaaaaaatgaagagTAAaggcaatattttttaaacacctATGTCTGAATTCGAACGCAACACAAATCTATGTTAACTCTTATACTCTTGCTCTGTACAAACCGTCTATATAGGCTAGGCTATTAATTGATAGCAATTAATACGAtaggggaaggtgggacacatttaacatatattatccaaatatcctattgtgttttgaacaatcaacaacggaagtcgtgaggctacagttttataattctttgaaaataaTGTTCTTTATGTATTACCAActgggacgaaaaaaaaaagaataaaaatgtggcCTATACCCCCCTccatattaattaataaacgaCATATACATTACCTTAACTTCTTTGTTGACCAGCAACTGTACGTCAGCTTCATCCATGCAATCCATGGCTAAATCTTCGCCGTAAGTAATCATTGATTGCTGCATGAATTCCAGCAAGCCATCGTAGCCCGCGTCGTAATCATTACTATTGTTGCCGTTAATGTTGCCGTCCGTTACCACTTCAGTGAGGATGTAGTCTGGTTCAGTGTAGCTCTCCGCAGTGCTGGGAATGTATTAATTTGCTATATAATAGTGCGTGGGAGTTGTGGAGTAAGATGCGATATCGTTtacacctaaatcccatatttcctgtttcctgatcgtgttttacaagTAATctacaagaaaaaaattaaaagcatgAACTGTTTTACCCTATTCTTTATACCTTACATGGACATTTTGTACGTGTTAAATGTATTAATTCGCGTTAAGTTTCAATCGGAGGGGTGAAAACAAAGGAATTTTAGCTGCATACACTGAGTAAACAGGCAATCATTGTAATACGGTTTAACCCCTATTTAGCAATATaagcatttgtttttaaattacctgtattctgtattgttttatgttgttttgttttaaggtTTGACTGGATACCACAACACAACATGCTGACAAAGTATAGACCTAACCGCAAATTACGAAAGCAAGCAATACTATGCGGTAAGATACCTGTTTGTTGCTAGTATATGAAATGCGGTAGTTGTTTCTTCGGCAAGGATAGTACCTTTtcttgataaaaacaaaatccaaaCCCAGGTCAAAAATTGCTTGTGCATTTTTAGCAATGGTAAAATGTACCTAAATGGTTTTAAGTAGCAATTCGATTACTGGACGAAAAATTGTCTACTTTTTGCGCCGGTTAGCATTAAAAAAACCGTTTGTCTCCAAACCAGTACGCACAAGCAATCTAACGCTAATACgcaactttaaaaatagtttagaCACTTTAGAGTTTAAACTATTACATTTGAGAGTACAGTTATAAATACTCCGCTAAATGATGCCTAAATACGAACTATCTCTGCTTCctaaattttcttttctttttttttcttttagtcATAGTAAACGTAAATTGATATACCCACACAGCACATATAAAACTGTTGTATCCTTTTAACTTGATACTGGTGACCATAGGTCCACACAGATTTGCTTGACATTTGTGATTCCCTTTGACTTGAAATTTGACTATCGGTTCATGACGTCACGGACCGGAAGTGACCTACCGCGATTTATGTTGCGATCAATGGTTTAGGGATCCGGAGTGATATGAATGCGACGAACAGGTTAATCTAAACTTCACAAAGTTTGGTGCGAATTGCGCGGTAGTACATGTGACAATAAGTATGAATGTTTGTGAACTTCCAGCTACTGTGAAATCATAGtatcacttcagtatactatcaTACTATGGTGAAATAATTTAAcgaatttcataaaaaaatgcttttttttatagaggagaaaaattaacaaaaatgagAATAAGAAGTGTATCATTTTATGAAGAGTGCCATTTCGGTATTTctgtatataatttttatacacattatcccatgaatatatttttcttattttaactaaaacgATAAAAATCCTGGATTATAGACAAATTAGGTCGTTCAGCGCTTGCAAAGGGCagacatatatagtagggtgggaaaaacGGGACACGGCGTAAGAGAAACGTTTCTTTTTAATCTTCCTTTACCGGTATCTGTTTAACGATATTAGtcgaaaaaatgttacagtaatTATTGACACCAGTATTCTCGCGGTCCAACAAAATGcaaccaacaaaatatatttaaaaaagttaataatttgaaataaatcttTCTGTATTCAATACGGAACAGTAAAGAAGTGACGTCACTATAGATCACGTTTGATTTTCTTTGGATAGTTCGATTTTCTTTTTCACTCCGTTTAAACTGAGGGTAAGTTCGGCATGTTGGCGCTTTAGTTGTTCTAGTTGGAAGCCGAGTTCTTGTGCCTGGTCACTACCAACCTGTGTTTAACAACATTATTAATTTACCATCAACGTTTATGATTATTTAAGCATAAAACATATGATAAAACGTAACGTGTTTGCGTCACGGGTATATAGGTTATTGTAGGTGACTATACGGAACATACTGGTAACAtaaattttccatttaaacTGTTGACATAGGTTAAATTATAAGAAGTAAACTAAATTGTGAGTTTTTTCTTTTGCTGCAAAAATCGCACATTTGAATAactggtttgtgacgtcacagttatACACGATTATAAGCGCTACTTCGCGTCGTATCATCGCCTACGACCATACCACGTTGAGAACACCCCATCTCGTCCGATCTGGGAAGTTAAGCAACGTCGGGCCCGGTTAGTACTTGGATGGGTGACCGCCTGGGAATACCGGGTGTTGTAGgcgttttactttttatctgTATTTCGCTTTGGTTTGtgctatttaaattttaatactttataacgttattttattagaaatcCTGCCTCTGTGCTAAAATTAGGcccatttttaagttttgtccATGCGTAGTAACGTAATGGTGAGGATGGTTTGTTGAAACTGTTCTCcctttataatatagtactgtaggtcgtggggtaagatgggatatcgtttaCCCCTAAAacctatatttcctgatcgtgtttttaagaAACAATGTAGAAGAAAAAAGACTGAAAACCTGTCCCATCCTACCTCGCCCTTCTACACCTTACACGGACTGAGAGTTGCAGGAGTTTTGTTTCTTAACTATATTTCGTTTAGTTAACgctatttaaattataacagtTTATAACATTTGACATTAGACATCCTTTCGCTGCGCTAAAATTAGGCCAAACTTTAGGTTTTGTCTTTACGTGGCAGTTAATTTCAAACACAAGAGCTTAAGTATGTTGTTTATAATCTAGATATGTGCCGCCTATATGCCCCAAGATATAAACAGCATATATGTGTTTCGACATATGAGATACGAGCGATGAAGtgtatatgtattaaaaacgTATATCTTTAATTCAGTTAGTACTGGTTTACTTATTTGAGCTTAACTGAGTCTACTTCAGCTCTGCTTTCATTGAAAAACGCGCAAAGCCTAATTGAAccggtttgtgacgtcacacctatACGCGATTATTAGCGCTACTTCGTGTCGTATCATCGCCTACGACCATACCACGTTGAGAACACCCCATCTCGTCCGATCTGGGAAGTTACGTCGGGTTGTAGGCGTATTGTTTTTACCTAATTTCGCTTTGGTTTGTGCCATTTTAAATTAGGAAGTTAACAATTTCTTTTGGACACTCTGCAGCTCtgctaaaactaaaacaaatattaggtTTTGTCCATACGTAGTAACGCAGCGGGCAAAGTACCGAGTGGTAAAACACTTcgttttatacaatataagGCTGTAGGTCGTGGGGTAGGATGAGATAACGTTCACACCTTAAattcatatttcctgatcgtatttttaacgAACAAAAGAGATTGAAACACGTCTCACCTTACCCCGCCATTTTATACAAATCTTTTATTTAGTTAATACTGGTTTACTTATTTAAGCCCAACTGAGGCTACTTCAGTTTTGCTTTCATTGAAAAACGCACATATGCCCAACTGTTAactggtttgtgacgtcacagacataCGCGATTAAAAGCGCTACTTCGCGTCGTATCATCGCCTACGACCATACCACGTTGAGAACACCCCATCTCGTCCGATCTGGGAAGTTAAGCAACGTCGGGCCCGGTTAGTACTTGGATGGGTGACCGCCTGGGAATACCGGGTGTTGTAggcgttttgtttttatctgtatttCGCTTTAGTTTGTGccatttatttgttaatacTTTATAACGTTAT from Ciona intestinalis unplaced genomic scaffold, KH HT000105.2, whole genome shotgun sequence includes the following:
- the LOC100179122 gene encoding mycophenolic acid acyl-glucuronide esterase, mitochondrial-like encodes the protein MNGIKYLSRNGKSLLAYANVEGHIQPGVLFLSGFMSTMNGQKALALEEFCRESGHSFVRFDYSGVSDSNTEGSVRNLKSWVEDSIDVFNNLTSGPQVIVGSSMGAFMMMHIAKRFPERVVGMVGVAPSFYFFDHAEKWRKILSSNDNTETPELLEMINMDYFTGMDDLNLFQDKDSKLELPCNLHILQGMKDDVVPWNETLSVVRDRFYDTTTIDLTLRKCGEHRMSRPEDLSILMNVVKMMCNKQYQKTASL
- the uglcat1 gene encoding beta-1,3-glucuronosyltransferase isoform X1, with amino-acid sequence MSYYRVFAVKPMRLLLIINAVVFMVWIFILFTNFNNSEDKISYIEEYEQKTFALAQSERRIIKLKQSLKNRYPNAIDYIDAHVKRDLPTIYAITPTYARWTQKADLTRLAQTLLHVPNFRWIVVEDSDTKTPLVTRFLKFSGLQYTHLNAKTDTNFKLKSTDPNWLLPRGVSQRNEGLRWIRENLPANTGGVLYFLDDDNTYTLQIFEEMRSTKVASAWPVGLSGGLKFEGPGKCENGKVLEWYTAWKPERPFPIDMAGFAVHLKLLFQHPEAQYSNSVPRGYLESHFLTGLKLQRQDMEAKANECSEVLVWHTRTEKPKMKHEEALIKQGKSSNSKMEV
- the uglcat1 gene encoding beta-1,3-glucuronosyltransferase isoform X2; the encoded protein is MHKQFLTWVWILFLSRKGTILAEETTTAFHILATNSTAESYTEPDYILTEVVTDGNINGNNSNDYDAGYDGLLEFMQQSMITYGEDLAMDCMDEADVQLLVNKEVKNMKEEIQMIFNLSIALFVSTLVILLITVIYLCRRSSGCSSCIRTNTDGEINGEEICKPIRDNATYSELTLPRSFAPSPTTSNYQTHHV